A stretch of the Macaca mulatta isolate MMU2019108-1 chromosome 16, T2T-MMU8v2.0, whole genome shotgun sequence genome encodes the following:
- the MINK1 gene encoding misshapen-like kinase 1 isoform X34 — protein MGDPAPARSLDDIDLSALRDPAGIFELVEVVGNGTYGQVYKGRHVKTGQLAAIKVMDVTEDEEEEIKQEINMLKKYSHHRNIATYYGAFIKKSPPGNDDQLWLVMEFCGAGSVTDLVKNTKGNALKEDCIAYICREILRGLAHLHAHKVIHRDIKGQNVLLTENAEVKLVDFGVSAQLDRTVGRRNTFIGTPYWMAPEVIACDENPDATYDYRSDIWSLGITAIEMAEGAPPLCDMHPMRALFLIPRNPPPRLKSKKWSKKFIDFIDTCLIKTYLSRPPTEQLLKFPFIRDQPTERQVRIQLKDHIDRSRKKREETEYEYSGSEEEDDSHGEEGEPSSIMNVPGESTLRREFLRLQQENKSNSEALKQQQQLQQQQQRDPEAHIKHLLHQRQRRIEEQKEERRRVEEQQRREREQRKLQEKEQQRRLEDMQVLRREEERRQAEREQEYKRKQLEEQRQSERLQRQLQQEHAYLKSLQQQQQQQQLQKQQQQQLLPGDRKPLYHYGRGMNPADKPAWAREVEERTRMNKQQNSPLAKSKPSSTGPEPSIPQASPGPAGPLSQTPPMQRPVEPQEGPHKSLVAHRVPLKPYAAPVPRSQSLQDQPTRNLAAFPASHDPDPAIPAPTATPSARGAVIRQNSDPTSEGPGPSPNPPAWVRPDNEAPPKVPQRTSSIATALNTSGAGGSRPAQAVRASNPDLRRSDPGWERSDSVLPASHGHLPQAGSLERNRVGASSKLDSSPVLSPGNKAKPDDHRSRPGRPASYKRAIGEDFVLLKERTLDEAPRPPKKAMDYSSSSEEVESSEDDEEEGEGGPSEGSRDTPGGRSDGDTDSVSTMVVHDVEEITGTQPPYGGGTMVVQRTPEEERNLLHADSNGYTNLPDVVQPSHSPTENSKGQSPPSKDGSSDYQSRGLVKAPGKSSFTMFVDLGIYQPGGSGDTIPITALVGGEGTRLDQLQYDVRKGSVVNVNPTNTRAHSETPEIRKYKKRFNSEILCAALWGVNLLVGTENGLMLLDRSGQGKVYGLIGRRRFQQMDVLEGLNLLITISGKRNKLRVYYLSWLRNKILHNDPEVEKKQGWTTVGDMEGCGHYRVVKYERIKFLVIALKSSVEVYAWAPKPYHKFMAFKSFADLPHRPLLVDLTVEEGQRLKVIYGSSAGFHAVDVDSGNSYDIYIPVHIQSQITPHAIIFLPNTDGMEMLLCYEDEGVYVNTYGRIIKDVVLQWGEMPTSVAYICSNQIMGWGEKAIEIRSVETGHLDGVFMHKRAQRLKFLCERNDKVFFASVRSGGSSQVYFMTLNRNCIMNW, from the exons GACCCTGCTGGGATCTTTGAGCTTGTGGAGGTGGTCGGCAATGGAACCTACGGACAGGTGTACAAG GGTCGGCATGTCAAGACTGGGCAGCTGGCTGCCATCAAGGTCATGGATGTCACCGAG GATGAGGAAGAAGAGATCAAACAGGAGATCAACATGCTGAAAAAATACTCTCATCACCGCAACATTGCCACCTACTATGGAGCCTTCATCAAGAAGAGCCCCCCGGGAAACGATGACCAGCTCTGG CTGGTGATGGAGTTCTGTGGTGCTGGTTCAGTGACTGACCTGGTGAAGAACACGAAAGGAAACGCCCTGAAGGAGGACTGTATCGCCTACATCTGCAGGGAGATCCTCAGG GGTCTGGCCCATCTCCATGCCCACAAGGTCATCCATCGAGACATCAAGGGGCAGAATGTGCTGCTGACAGAGAATGCTGAGGTCAAGCTAG TGGATTTTGGGGTGAGTGCTCAGCTGGACCGCACCGTGGGCAGACGGAACACTTTCATTGGGACTCCCTACTGGATGGCTCCAGAGGTCATCGCCTGTGATGAGAACCCCGATGCCACCTACGATTACAGG AGTGACATTTGGTCTCTAGGAATCACAGCCATCGAGATGGCAGAGGGAGCCCCCC CTCTGTGTGACATGCACCCCATGCGGGCCCTCTTCCTCATTCCTCGGAACCCTCCGCCCAGACTCAAGTCCAAGAAGTG GTCTAAGAAGTTCATTGACTTCATTGACACATGTCTCATCAAGACTTACCTGAGCCGCCCACCCACGGAGCAGCTGCTGAAGTTTCCCTTCATCCGGGACCAGCCCACGGAGCGGCAGGTCCGCATCCAGCTTAAGGACCACATTGACCGATCCCGGAAGAAGCGGG AGGAGACAGAATATGAGTACAGCGGCAGCGAGGAGGAAGACGACAGCCATGGAGAGGAAGGAGAGCCAAG CTCCATCATGAACGTGCCTGGAGAGTCGACTCTACGCCGGGAATTTCTCCGCCTCCAGCAGGAAAATAAGAGCAACTCAGAGGCTttaaaacagcagcagcagctgcagcagcagcagcagcgagACCCCGAGGCACACATCAAACACCTGCTGCACCAGCGGCAGAGGCGCATAGAGGAGCAGAAGGAGGAGCGGCGCCGCGTGGAGGAG CAACAGCGGCGGGAGCGGGAGCAGCGGAAGCTGCAGGAGAAGGAGCAGCAGCGGCGGCTGGAGGACATGCAGGTTCTGCGGCGGGAGGAGGAGCGGCGGCAGGCGGAGCGCGAGCAG GAATACAAGCGGAAGCAGCTGGAGGAGCAGCGGCAGTCAGAGCGTCTCCAGAGGcagctgcagcaggagcatgCCTACCTCAAGTCcctgcagcagcagcaacagcagcagcagcttcagaaacagcagcagcagcagctcctgcCCGGGGACAGGAAGCCCCTGTACCATTATGGTCGGGGCATGAATCCCGCTGACAAACCAGCCTGGGCCCGAGAG GTAGAAGAGAGAACAAGGATGAACAAGCAGCAGAACTCTCCCTTGGCCAAGAGCAAGCCAAGCAGCACGGGGCCTGAGCCCTCCATCCCCCAGGCCTCCCCCGGGCCTGCAGGACCCCTTTCCCAGACTCCTCCTATGCAGAGGCCGGTGGAGCCCCAGGAGGGACCGCACAAG AGCCTGGTGGCACACCGGGTCCCACTGAAGCCATATGCAGCACCTGTGCCCCGATCCCAGTCCCTGCAGGACCAGCCCACCCGAAACCTGGCTGCCTTCCCAGCCTCCCATGACCCCGACCCTGCCATCCCTGCACCCACTGCCACGCCCAGTGCCCGAGGAGCTGTCATCCGCCAGAATTCAGACCCCACCTCTGAAGGACCTGGCCCCAGCCCGAACCCCCCAGCCTGGGTCCGCCCAGATAACGAGGCCCCACCCAAG GTGCCTCAGAGGACCTCATCTATCGCCACTGCCCTTAACACCAGTGGGGCCGGAGGATCCCGGCCAGCCCAGGCAGTCCGTGCCAG TAACCCCGACCTCAGGAGGAGCGACCCTGGCTGGGAACGCTCGGACAGTGTCCTCCCGGCCTCGCACGGGCACCTCCCCCAGGCCGGCTCACTGGAGCGGAACCGCGTGGGAG CCTCCTCCAAACTGGACAGCTCCCcagtgctctctcctgggaataAAGCCAAGCCCGATGACCACCGCTCGCGGCCAGGCCGGCCCGCA AGCTATAAGCGAGCAATTGGTGAG GACTTCGTGTTGCTGAAAGAGCGGACCCTGGACGAggcccctcggcctcccaagaaggCCATGGACTACTCATCGTCCAGCGAGGAGGTGGAGAGCAGTGAGGATGACGAGGAGGAAGGCGAAGGCGGGCCATCAGAGGGGAGCAGAGACACCCCTGGGGGCCG CAGCGATGGGGATACAGACAGCGTCAGCACCATGGTGGTCCACGACGTCGAGGAGATCACCGGGACCCAGCCCCCATACGGGGGCGGCACCATGGTGGTCCAGCGT ACCCCTGAAGAGGAGCGGAACCTGCTGCATGCTGACAGCAACGGGTATACAAACCTGCCTGACGTGGTGCAGCCCAGCCACTCACCCACCGAGAACAGCAAAGGCCAAAGCCCGCCCTCGAAGGATGGGAGCAGTGAC TACCAGTCTCGTGGGCTGGTAAAGGCCCCTGGCAAGAGCTCGTTCACGATGTTTGTGGATCTAGGGATCTACCAGCCTGGAGGCAGTGGGGACACCATCCCCATCACAG CCCTAGTGGGTGGAGAGGGCACTCGGCTCGACCAGCTGCAGTACGACGTGAGGAAGGGCTCTGTGGTCAACGTGAATCCCACCAACACCCGGGCCCACAGTGAGACCCCTGAGATCCGGAAGTACAAGAAGCGATTCAACTCTGAGATCCTGTGTGCAGCCCTTTGGG GGGTCAACCTGCTGGTGGGCACGGAGAACGGGCTGATGTTGCTGGACCGAAGTGGGCAGGGCAAGGTGTACGGACTCATTGGGCGGCGACGCTTCCAGCAGATGGACGTGCTGGAGGGGCTCAACCTGCTCATCACCATCTCAG GGAAAAGGAACAAACTGCGGGTGTATTACCTGTCTTGGCTCCGGAACAAGATTCTGCACAATGACCCAGAGGTGGAGAAGAAGCAGGGCTGGACCACCGTCGGGGACATGGAGGGCTGCGGGCACTACCGTGTCG TGAAATACGAGCGGATTAAGTTCCTGGTCATCGCCCTCAAGAGCTCCGTGGAGGTGTACGCCTGGGCCCCGAAACCCTACCACAAATTCATGGCCTTCAAG TCCTTTGCCGACCTCCCTCACCGCCCTCTGCTGGTCGACCTGACAGTAGAGGAGGGGCAGCGGCTCAAGGTCATCTATGGCTCCAGTGCTGGCTTCCATGCTGTGGATGTCGACTCGGGGAACAGCTATGACATCTACATCCCTGTGCAC ATCCAGAGCCAGATCACGCCCCATGCCATCATTTTCCTCCCCAACACCGACGGCATGGAGATGCTGCTGTGCTACGAGGACGAGGGTGTCTACGTCAACACATACGGGCGGATCATTAAGGATGTGGTGCTGCAGTGGGGAGAGATGCCCACCTCTGTGG CCTACATCTGCTCCAACCAGATAATGGGCTGGGGTGAGAAAGCCATTGAGATCCGCTCTGTGGAGACGGGCCACCTGGACGGGGTCTTCATGCACAAACGAGCCCAGAGGCTCAAGTTCCTGTGTGAGCGGAATGACAAG GTGTTTTTTGCCTCAGTCCGCTCTGGGGGCAGCAGCCAAGTTTACTTCATGACTCTGAACCGTAACTGCATCATGAACTGGTGA
- the MINK1 gene encoding misshapen-like kinase 1 isoform X26 produces MGDPAPARSLDDIDLSALRDPAGIFELVEVVGNGTYGQVYKGRHVKTGQLAAIKVMDVTEDEEEEIKQEINMLKKYSHHRNIATYYGAFIKKSPPGNDDQLWLVMEFCGAGSVTDLVKNTKGNALKEDCIAYICREILRGLAHLHAHKVIHRDIKGQNVLLTENAEVKLVDFGVSAQLDRTVGRRNTFIGTPYWMAPEVIACDENPDATYDYRSDIWSLGITAIEMAEGAPPLCDMHPMRALFLIPRNPPPRLKSKKWSKKFIDFIDTCLIKTYLSRPPTEQLLKFPFIRDQPTERQVRIQLKDHIDRSRKKREETEYEYSGSEEEDDSHGEEGEPSSIMNVPGESTLRREFLRLQQENKSNSEALKQQQQLQQQQQRDPEAHIKHLLHQRQRRIEEQKEERRRVEEQQRREREQRKLQEKEQQRRLEDMQVLRREEERRQAEREQEYIRHRLEEEQRQLEILQQQLLQEQALLLEYKRKQLEEQRQSERLQRQLQQEHAYLKSLQQQQQQQQLQKQQQQQLLPGDRKPLYHYGRGMNPADKPAWAREVEERTRMNKQQNSPLAKSKPSSTGPEPSIPQASPGPAGPLSQTPPMQRPVEPQEGPHKSLVAHRVPLKPYAAPVPRSQSLQDQPTRNLAAFPASHDPDPAIPAPTATPSARGAVIRQNSDPTSEGPGPSPNPPAWVRPDNEAPPKVPQRTSSIATALNTSGAGGSRPAQAVRASNPDLRRSDPGWERSDSVLPASHGHLPQAGSLERNRVGASSKLDSSPVLSPGNKAKPDDHRSRPGRPADFVLLKERTLDEAPRPPKKAMDYSSSSEEVESSEDDEEEGEGGPSEGSRDTPGGRDGDTDSVSTMVVHDVEEITGTQPPYGGGTMVVQRTPEEERNLLHADSNGYTNLPDVVQPSHSPTENSKGQSPPSKDGSSDYQSRGLVKAPGKSSFTMFVDLGIYQPGGSGDTIPITALVGGEGTRLDQLQYDVRKGSVVNVNPTNTRAHSETPEIRKYKKRFNSEILCAALWGVNLLVGTENGLMLLDRSGQGKVYGLIGRRRFQQMDVLEGLNLLITISGKRNKLRVYYLSWLRNKILHNDPEVEKKQGWTTVGDMEGCGHYRVVKYERIKFLVIALKSSVEVYAWAPKPYHKFMAFKSFADLPHRPLLVDLTVEEGQRLKVIYGSSAGFHAVDVDSGNSYDIYIPVHIQSQITPHAIIFLPNTDGMEMLLCYEDEGVYVNTYGRIIKDVVLQWGEMPTSVAYICSNQIMGWGEKAIEIRSVETGHLDGVFMHKRAQRLKFLCERNDKVFFASVRSGGSSQVYFMTLNRNCIMNW; encoded by the exons GACCCTGCTGGGATCTTTGAGCTTGTGGAGGTGGTCGGCAATGGAACCTACGGACAGGTGTACAAG GGTCGGCATGTCAAGACTGGGCAGCTGGCTGCCATCAAGGTCATGGATGTCACCGAG GATGAGGAAGAAGAGATCAAACAGGAGATCAACATGCTGAAAAAATACTCTCATCACCGCAACATTGCCACCTACTATGGAGCCTTCATCAAGAAGAGCCCCCCGGGAAACGATGACCAGCTCTGG CTGGTGATGGAGTTCTGTGGTGCTGGTTCAGTGACTGACCTGGTGAAGAACACGAAAGGAAACGCCCTGAAGGAGGACTGTATCGCCTACATCTGCAGGGAGATCCTCAGG GGTCTGGCCCATCTCCATGCCCACAAGGTCATCCATCGAGACATCAAGGGGCAGAATGTGCTGCTGACAGAGAATGCTGAGGTCAAGCTAG TGGATTTTGGGGTGAGTGCTCAGCTGGACCGCACCGTGGGCAGACGGAACACTTTCATTGGGACTCCCTACTGGATGGCTCCAGAGGTCATCGCCTGTGATGAGAACCCCGATGCCACCTACGATTACAGG AGTGACATTTGGTCTCTAGGAATCACAGCCATCGAGATGGCAGAGGGAGCCCCCC CTCTGTGTGACATGCACCCCATGCGGGCCCTCTTCCTCATTCCTCGGAACCCTCCGCCCAGACTCAAGTCCAAGAAGTG GTCTAAGAAGTTCATTGACTTCATTGACACATGTCTCATCAAGACTTACCTGAGCCGCCCACCCACGGAGCAGCTGCTGAAGTTTCCCTTCATCCGGGACCAGCCCACGGAGCGGCAGGTCCGCATCCAGCTTAAGGACCACATTGACCGATCCCGGAAGAAGCGGG AGGAGACAGAATATGAGTACAGCGGCAGCGAGGAGGAAGACGACAGCCATGGAGAGGAAGGAGAGCCAAG CTCCATCATGAACGTGCCTGGAGAGTCGACTCTACGCCGGGAATTTCTCCGCCTCCAGCAGGAAAATAAGAGCAACTCAGAGGCTttaaaacagcagcagcagctgcagcagcagcagcagcgagACCCCGAGGCACACATCAAACACCTGCTGCACCAGCGGCAGAGGCGCATAGAGGAGCAGAAGGAGGAGCGGCGCCGCGTGGAGGAG CAACAGCGGCGGGAGCGGGAGCAGCGGAAGCTGCAGGAGAAGGAGCAGCAGCGGCGGCTGGAGGACATGCAGGTTCTGCGGCGGGAGGAGGAGCGGCGGCAGGCGGAGCGCGAGCAG GAATATATTCGTCACAGGCTAGAGGAGGAGCAGCGACAGCTCGAGATCCTTCAGCAACAGCTGCTCCAGGAACAGGCCCTGCTGCTG GAATACAAGCGGAAGCAGCTGGAGGAGCAGCGGCAGTCAGAGCGTCTCCAGAGGcagctgcagcaggagcatgCCTACCTCAAGTCcctgcagcagcagcaacagcagcagcagcttcagaaacagcagcagcagcagctcctgcCCGGGGACAGGAAGCCCCTGTACCATTATGGTCGGGGCATGAATCCCGCTGACAAACCAGCCTGGGCCCGAGAG GTAGAAGAGAGAACAAGGATGAACAAGCAGCAGAACTCTCCCTTGGCCAAGAGCAAGCCAAGCAGCACGGGGCCTGAGCCCTCCATCCCCCAGGCCTCCCCCGGGCCTGCAGGACCCCTTTCCCAGACTCCTCCTATGCAGAGGCCGGTGGAGCCCCAGGAGGGACCGCACAAG AGCCTGGTGGCACACCGGGTCCCACTGAAGCCATATGCAGCACCTGTGCCCCGATCCCAGTCCCTGCAGGACCAGCCCACCCGAAACCTGGCTGCCTTCCCAGCCTCCCATGACCCCGACCCTGCCATCCCTGCACCCACTGCCACGCCCAGTGCCCGAGGAGCTGTCATCCGCCAGAATTCAGACCCCACCTCTGAAGGACCTGGCCCCAGCCCGAACCCCCCAGCCTGGGTCCGCCCAGATAACGAGGCCCCACCCAAG GTGCCTCAGAGGACCTCATCTATCGCCACTGCCCTTAACACCAGTGGGGCCGGAGGATCCCGGCCAGCCCAGGCAGTCCGTGCCAG TAACCCCGACCTCAGGAGGAGCGACCCTGGCTGGGAACGCTCGGACAGTGTCCTCCCGGCCTCGCACGGGCACCTCCCCCAGGCCGGCTCACTGGAGCGGAACCGCGTGGGAG CCTCCTCCAAACTGGACAGCTCCCcagtgctctctcctgggaataAAGCCAAGCCCGATGACCACCGCTCGCGGCCAGGCCGGCCCGCA GACTTCGTGTTGCTGAAAGAGCGGACCCTGGACGAggcccctcggcctcccaagaaggCCATGGACTACTCATCGTCCAGCGAGGAGGTGGAGAGCAGTGAGGATGACGAGGAGGAAGGCGAAGGCGGGCCATCAGAGGGGAGCAGAGACACCCCTGGGGGCCG CGATGGGGATACAGACAGCGTCAGCACCATGGTGGTCCACGACGTCGAGGAGATCACCGGGACCCAGCCCCCATACGGGGGCGGCACCATGGTGGTCCAGCGT ACCCCTGAAGAGGAGCGGAACCTGCTGCATGCTGACAGCAACGGGTATACAAACCTGCCTGACGTGGTGCAGCCCAGCCACTCACCCACCGAGAACAGCAAAGGCCAAAGCCCGCCCTCGAAGGATGGGAGCAGTGAC TACCAGTCTCGTGGGCTGGTAAAGGCCCCTGGCAAGAGCTCGTTCACGATGTTTGTGGATCTAGGGATCTACCAGCCTGGAGGCAGTGGGGACACCATCCCCATCACAG CCCTAGTGGGTGGAGAGGGCACTCGGCTCGACCAGCTGCAGTACGACGTGAGGAAGGGCTCTGTGGTCAACGTGAATCCCACCAACACCCGGGCCCACAGTGAGACCCCTGAGATCCGGAAGTACAAGAAGCGATTCAACTCTGAGATCCTGTGTGCAGCCCTTTGGG GGGTCAACCTGCTGGTGGGCACGGAGAACGGGCTGATGTTGCTGGACCGAAGTGGGCAGGGCAAGGTGTACGGACTCATTGGGCGGCGACGCTTCCAGCAGATGGACGTGCTGGAGGGGCTCAACCTGCTCATCACCATCTCAG GGAAAAGGAACAAACTGCGGGTGTATTACCTGTCTTGGCTCCGGAACAAGATTCTGCACAATGACCCAGAGGTGGAGAAGAAGCAGGGCTGGACCACCGTCGGGGACATGGAGGGCTGCGGGCACTACCGTGTCG TGAAATACGAGCGGATTAAGTTCCTGGTCATCGCCCTCAAGAGCTCCGTGGAGGTGTACGCCTGGGCCCCGAAACCCTACCACAAATTCATGGCCTTCAAG TCCTTTGCCGACCTCCCTCACCGCCCTCTGCTGGTCGACCTGACAGTAGAGGAGGGGCAGCGGCTCAAGGTCATCTATGGCTCCAGTGCTGGCTTCCATGCTGTGGATGTCGACTCGGGGAACAGCTATGACATCTACATCCCTGTGCAC ATCCAGAGCCAGATCACGCCCCATGCCATCATTTTCCTCCCCAACACCGACGGCATGGAGATGCTGCTGTGCTACGAGGACGAGGGTGTCTACGTCAACACATACGGGCGGATCATTAAGGATGTGGTGCTGCAGTGGGGAGAGATGCCCACCTCTGTGG CCTACATCTGCTCCAACCAGATAATGGGCTGGGGTGAGAAAGCCATTGAGATCCGCTCTGTGGAGACGGGCCACCTGGACGGGGTCTTCATGCACAAACGAGCCCAGAGGCTCAAGTTCCTGTGTGAGCGGAATGACAAG GTGTTTTTTGCCTCAGTCCGCTCTGGGGGCAGCAGCCAAGTTTACTTCATGACTCTGAACCGTAACTGCATCATGAACTGGTGA